The following coding sequences are from one Phycisphaerae bacterium window:
- a CDS encoding TRAP transporter substrate-binding protein has translation MSRTMKVVSLIAIAVSVLGIVLVAGCKDRGAGGKAKPIEMNYSIFFPDVHIVCQTAKAWAEEIEKRTDGRVKIKIHPGGTLTAADKCYDGVVNGISDIGMSCFAYTRGRFKLLEGLDLPLGYPNGVTATRIATELTMKYEPAELSDVHVLYVHAHGPGILASKKAVRTLEDMKGLKVRATGLSTKIVEALGGVPVAMQQGDTYEALQKGVVEATFCPIETLKGWKQGEAINFVTDTSCIGYTTAMFVVMNKKTWDNLAEDIQKVFTETSREWVFKQGAAWDQADQEGLAFVKGLGREIITLSPEQQERWKERVQPIIDEYVAAAEAKSLPGAAFLKDIQMMIAQSAASKPE, from the coding sequence ATGAGCAGAACCATGAAGGTCGTTTCGTTGATTGCCATCGCCGTGTCGGTGTTGGGGATTGTCCTGGTCGCCGGGTGCAAGGATCGAGGCGCCGGCGGCAAGGCCAAGCCGATCGAAATGAACTACAGCATCTTCTTCCCGGACGTGCACATCGTATGCCAGACGGCCAAGGCCTGGGCGGAGGAGATCGAAAAGCGCACTGATGGGAGGGTCAAGATCAAGATTCATCCCGGCGGCACGCTGACCGCTGCGGACAAATGCTATGATGGCGTGGTCAACGGAATCTCCGACATCGGAATGAGTTGTTTCGCATATACGCGCGGGAGGTTCAAGCTGCTCGAAGGACTCGACCTGCCTCTTGGTTATCCGAACGGGGTCACCGCTACTCGAATAGCCACGGAACTGACGATGAAGTATGAGCCTGCTGAACTCAGCGACGTGCACGTGCTTTACGTCCATGCTCACGGGCCGGGCATCCTGGCCTCCAAGAAGGCGGTTCGTACGCTGGAAGACATGAAGGGGCTGAAGGTCCGCGCCACCGGGCTGTCCACCAAGATCGTCGAGGCCCTTGGCGGCGTTCCCGTTGCCATGCAACAGGGCGACACCTACGAGGCCCTCCAAAAGGGCGTCGTCGAGGCGACTTTCTGCCCCATTGAGACGCTGAAGGGCTGGAAGCAGGGTGAGGCGATCAACTTCGTCACCGATACCTCCTGTATCGGTTACACGACAGCGATGTTTGTGGTGATGAACAAGAAAACCTGGGACAACCTGGCGGAAGACATCCAGAAGGTGTTTACCGAAACCAGCCGCGAGTGGGTGTTCAAGCAAGGCGCTGCTTGGGATCAGGCCGACCAAGAGGGACTGGCTTTCGTCAAGGGACTGGGGCGTGAGATCATTACTCTGTCCCCCGAGCAGCAGGAAAGGTGGAAGGAGCGCGTTCAGCCCATTATCGATGAGTACGTGGCTGCGGCCGAGGCCAAGTCCTTGCCGGGTGCCGCGTTTCTCAAGGACATCCAGATGATGATTGCCCAATCGGCGGCGTCGAAACCAGAATGA
- a CDS encoding nitrilase-related carbon-nitrogen hydrolase translates to MPTAGDPIVDPTTEPGRFSWPTAFLVAAASGGLLAACFRPLGLHFLAWIALVPWLMMFPRLSPAATWLFGIVLGLVFYRIGLDWLIKIAGPIAGATIIVLAVWMGFAFRVARLLTVRFGPASMLWAVPLAFVGAEVLRCEGLPRLRFSFLAFGYSQSHNLRVAQIASIGGVYFLSLLLVAVNAAVAYGLWQRRRRAWIPAVVMAAGVIVVGVISQPPSFVLQDTVTVACVQGEELRYREYLDLAARAASARPTPAFIVLPEHTITEAATEDHRMVSGLAELAREHDLYACVGAHITSQAGSCRYDNVAMLIGRAGIVGTQAKAVPLPFFDDGNPARSQAAFDTTYGRIGMYVCYDGLFTDHPRHLARLGATLILVPVMDPARWPAQEQWQHADMAPMRSIELRRSAVRAASSGITQIIDPRGRVIAQRTRDEGPGAVVASVPLCNRQTFFMRGGHLFAAAVGWSFLLTFIVLTLWQWIRGLIYLSGRGSHKT, encoded by the coding sequence ATGCCTACCGCCGGTGACCCGATTGTCGATCCAACGACCGAACCCGGCAGGTTTTCCTGGCCGACGGCATTCCTTGTGGCGGCGGCGTCCGGCGGACTGCTGGCCGCCTGCTTCCGTCCCCTCGGTCTGCATTTCCTTGCATGGATTGCCTTGGTTCCGTGGCTGATGATGTTTCCGCGATTGTCGCCGGCCGCGACGTGGCTTTTTGGCATCGTTCTCGGGTTGGTCTTTTATCGGATCGGGCTTGATTGGCTCATCAAAATCGCCGGGCCGATAGCCGGCGCGACCATCATCGTTCTTGCGGTGTGGATGGGCTTCGCGTTCCGGGTCGCCCGACTGCTGACGGTGCGATTCGGTCCTGCGTCCATGTTGTGGGCCGTGCCGCTGGCGTTTGTCGGAGCCGAGGTGCTGAGATGTGAGGGGCTACCTCGCCTGCGGTTTTCCTTTCTGGCATTCGGGTACAGTCAGTCGCACAATCTCCGGGTGGCGCAAATCGCCTCGATCGGCGGCGTGTACTTCCTGTCTCTGCTTCTGGTGGCAGTCAATGCCGCGGTGGCTTACGGACTGTGGCAGCGCCGTCGTCGGGCCTGGATACCGGCCGTGGTGATGGCGGCAGGAGTTATTGTGGTCGGCGTCATTTCTCAGCCTCCGTCGTTCGTGCTTCAGGACACAGTGACCGTCGCCTGCGTGCAAGGCGAAGAGCTTCGATATCGCGAGTACCTCGATTTAGCCGCCCGTGCAGCATCGGCTCGGCCGACGCCCGCCTTCATCGTTTTGCCGGAGCATACCATCACAGAAGCGGCGACAGAAGATCATCGAATGGTATCGGGGCTCGCTGAACTGGCCCGAGAACACGACCTGTACGCCTGCGTGGGCGCGCACATCACATCGCAGGCCGGAAGCTGTCGCTACGATAACGTGGCCATGCTCATCGGTCGTGCCGGTATCGTCGGCACCCAAGCCAAGGCAGTTCCCTTGCCGTTCTTTGACGACGGGAATCCCGCCCGGTCACAAGCGGCGTTCGATACGACGTACGGGCGGATCGGCATGTACGTCTGCTATGACGGCCTCTTCACCGATCACCCTCGCCATCTGGCAAGGCTTGGAGCAACGCTCATCCTCGTTCCGGTGATGGACCCCGCGCGTTGGCCGGCCCAGGAGCAGTGGCAGCATGCCGATATGGCTCCGATGCGCTCGATTGAGCTGCGTCGGAGCGCCGTCCGGGCGGCCAGCTCCGGCATAACCCAAATCATTGACCCCCGTGGCCGGGTCATAGCTCAGCGTACTCGCGATGAAGGTCCCGGGGCCGTTGTCGCTTCGGTGCCTCTGTGCAACCGGCAAACCTTCTTCATGCGAGGAGGACACTTGTTTGCCGCGGCGGTCGGCTGGTCCTTTCTGCTGACATTCATTGTGCTTACCTTATGGCAATGGATCCGTGGACTCATTTACCTATCGGGCAGGGGTTCGCACAAAACGTGA